The following DNA comes from Magnolia sinica isolate HGM2019 chromosome 18, MsV1, whole genome shotgun sequence.
TTGAAGTACTatgttagatttttttatttttattttttaaatgttggttacTTTGAAATAAGTTCAATAATCAAATCTAAATTAACCATTTGGTGGGCGCCAATTTGGAATCTTATGGTTGTTCTAAATAATCACTTCcattagacaatcctaaccatctcatccatggtgTTAAAAACTAATGAATATAAAATCATCGAGAGAGTTTTGTTATGGAGCTTTAACAGCCGTTTACGTACATTCACTGTTTTTGTTTTGAATGGTTACATACATTAACACTTCAAAAAAAGAAGGCCCTTTATATTCCACGCAGACCATTGAAATCTATAGTCCTTAGGGCCCTGAATATCCATATGGCCACCACAAACTCTTATTATGATTGTTCATTTAGTGGGCAACAACAGGGATGGTTCTGAGTGCTGAAGGTGGCCCACATGTATGGTAGATAGaccgtactctctctctctctctctctctctctctctctctctctctctcttccatattcaaaatcatttaaaaaaaaaaaaaacgagatgAGTAACCTCCATCTGCAAAGAGATACGTTGGTTCCAGCAAACCTCTGCATCCTTGCCTATTTATTTTGTCACTTCCTATAATTGTTCAAAAACTCCAACTTATTTGCGAGCTTGGAAAGTATTTGGGTGGAAAGAAAATACTTTCCAAAAAAATGACATTTTCCCCTGATTGGGAGTTCACCCTTAGTGGAAAACATTTTCCAAGAATGTGTTTTTGCagtaaaaatctttaaaaaaaattcccaGCCCTCTccacatatatattttaaaaatttctCTCCAAAAGTTTTTGTGGAAAATAACTTTCATGTTTCAAGCTCCCTAACATGCCCTAAGACATTGTATTGGTCATCAATTTCCAGTCCGTTTCAAGCACAATATCAATGTTGTTTGAGTAATAGAAAGACTTGCAATtgcaaccaaacatgagcatgaaaGTAAATTAATCTTACAAAGCTATTACTTGCTTGAAATTTTAACAcaatagtagtaataataataatcctcTAACATCTCGTATGTGCCATGTCCTTGTATGCCTATGTGAGACATAACTACTCAAGAACAAATAACCACAATGACGTTGAAATTTCAAACTTCTTCCATCAACTAGTCCAATGCTCCACATGTAAAACGGTAGAAAGTGTTAACTCATGATGAGTGTggaacaactttttttttttttgaaagataatgcaACTTTACTGTGGTAAGCTCATTCATACATCATCTTTATTATTGAAGTTTGCAGAAATCCTCTAGATGAAAACTGCATCATGGCTTCCTGAAAAGAATATGGGACGCCATCCATTCTTCACCATTATTATACCCAAATAGCTCATTTCCTGATATGCAAAATCCTCGCCAATACCTAATCCACTTCTCAGCGGCTTCCTTACTGCCAGAGAATGACTCCATTATTTCTCTGACAGCATCCACATTTGCATCAACTCTCTTCAACCACTCTTCACTGcaagaaatgaaataaaaaattcattgCCCTTTATgtatgtgtctatatatatataaatgaaagataaaagcAAAGTCAGCATCGAAAAGGATTCTTGATTCATCCATACTTGGTACGTGAATAATGCTTTCCACTAAGGGTCCAGTGGTTCACAACCGaaacatcatcctacaaacagagAGGGGGTAGTAAACATGTTAGATGCAAGCCTTGCTATTTGAACTTCTAAAGACAAGTAATGGACCAAAAATGTGTAATTCAGAAGCTCATTATTGATCAGTAAGGCTCCATATCTTTAGAGCAGAAATGCAGACTGCATCAATTTTTAGAACAACAGTATGAGCTGCTAATTGTAAATTTAGGCAGTCATAACGGACATCACCTGAAAATATAGAAGAAAGGATGATGATGGTATAATCATTGTTCCTGCAGGGAAGACATATTCTGTGTACCAATCATCTTCATCAAGAGGCTGAAAGAAGACACATATGACCCACATATCAACATGTGAACATTCTTCGCATAGTGAAAAAATCAAGCAGACAATTGAAAGCATTGTAATATGTAGAAAGACGAGTGAAAGAGCTAGAGTAGGACAATGCAAAAAAGGCAAAatgtaaaatatttttaaacgaCATTAATTTGACTGCATATCTTCATTTAAGAGTTCAATtacatgaaaatttaaaaatgtgTCCATTGCTAATAAATGCTGGACCTTTGGGTCCatgaaaaatcaaataagatggaaaaacaatCGATGGCTGTAATAGCTTACAACTTGGTCCTACGAGTCAGGTGTACCTCGTAGTGGTAAGCGAATGTTTTGTGGCATATATGCTCTATGAATAGCAGACCATCCTGCTTCATCCACTTGGCTATCTTTTTAAGCAACAGCTCATAGTTCTTCATGTGCTGTGGAAGGAGATGAAGTTAATACTGGAATGTACATCTGCAAGTCACCAACCTTCAACTCTAACTACAAGATAATAGAAGCCTACAAACCTCAAACAATTCGATGACCAGTATCCGATCATAAGTAGTCTCTGTTTCGTATTTGGTTATGTCTGCTAATATAATCTCAACATTTGATAGCTTGAGTTTTCTGATGGGGGACAGTAATAAAAGAATAAGTAAATAAGGATAATTAATAAATCTTGTTGCCTAGTTACAAATCAATCTCAAGAAACGTCTATCTTTTATGATGGATTTATGGAAAACAGCATAAGGTAAATGATATATACTAGTTGACTGAATATTGGGAGCTTATAATATCAGACAATTCACCGCATCTACTGTCTTCCAGCCTATTTCCATAGGGCTCATTTGCACACCTTACTTTCAATCAGTCACAGATTGAAGCCTAAGCTGCAACTTGGTGGCTGTTATGGATTTCGAGAGTTCATGGAGTCCAACCACAACAACCGAACTTATATCTTCATGCATAAGGATAATAAAGTACCTAGTAGAAAATAGACCGAGGGATAATTAATTCGACTTATTGACATACAAATTATGAATGTTTGGAATGCATATTATGCAACAGGACATTGTTTTTGCTATTTCTAATTGAGTATTGATATCCAATCGGTCTAAATGAAGTGTGAATGACCTCTCCATTTCTCTTTGAAAAAAGGGGTGCTTCCATTTCTGTCCGTGCTTCAAATAATTGTGTCTTTTCCATATTAccatttttgaattttgaattggagAAGAAAATCAAGCATTTCCTTAAAAGACAAATCTTCTCATTGCAACCCACAAAAATCCTCATTAAGCTGGATGTGACTGCTTGGGCATTGTTTCTAAGCTGTTTGCAGGGTGtaaacttattttatttattaaattttgcCTGCTTATGTAATTTGCAGTGCGTTGATTCCTCATTTTTGCCCCTTTATTTCTTAATAATTATCTTAAAAGAAATTGCTCAAAATGCAGCTCCCAGTCCTCATTGCAAGAAAGGTAAGAAATGAAGGGAACATTTTTTTCACTGATTTTAGTGACTTTTTGTGATTCTTCATCAAccggaaaaataataataataaatgacaaAAAAACCATCCACtgttagggttgtcaatgggatGGGTTTTTAGTATGGATACTGGTTTGCCCATATACATACCCTAGGGAATCGGATCCTTGTCCTGTTGGGTTTAAATGCAGGTACCATATTTGAGGCAGTAGGTCTGATAGCATAGCAGTGGGTATCACATCAGATCTTGTTGGGTCTTTTTTCAAACATGAATTGGATATGGAAAGGGGCTTAGTTTTGGATTGGGTCTACAATTGGATCTGGATTTAGATTCGGGCCTGGATATGGGTTTGGATCCATACCAGAAACACCCTTCTTATAAGGTTTTTGACTTACAAGTATGATTAaatagaagatgaaaatataaaatcataCCCTCGAGTACCCAGTAACAACCCTATCTATCATCATTGATCTTGCCTGACATCTTTATTCTGATCTGATTAAATTGGATTAGATACTTTGTATCCATAGATAGATCTGAGTAACCATTAACAACTGTATCCACCATTTAATGCATTTGCCATTATGCGTGGGAAAAATAGTCCAAGTCATAATTGTGGATCTATTAACTTAAAAACCACATGTTATAAGTTAAGAACTCCCTTAAACTAATCAACTTACAAGGTCTAACTAGACTTACTTGGACTGATCCTCTATGAAATCTTTCTGCGATGCTGAATTGGTAATAGCTGTAACACGACAATTTTGATACTTCTGAGCAACGTGTAAAGTAAGGGCTCCTTGTCCACATCCAAGATCAAGAACACTTTGACCATCTTTTATTTGTGCCCTTTCACAGTAAAGATCAAGCATTGCTATCTCAGCCTCATCCAATGTCGTTGAGTCATCCTTAAAGTAACAACAGCTGCAAACATTTGTAAGTAAAAGTTCAGTTTGGTGGAGAAAGAAATAGAAGATAAAATTTTGAATGCATAGTTCATAAGAAATTAATTGTTATTGCATGCTTTTGGACAACTTTCAAAAGATGACAGAATATTAAAAGGAAACAAAATTCAACAAAAACCAGCTACCAAGTTCTCAATGATTAAGCGTATGAATGTTGAATGTGCGTTAGGGCTAAAATTATTAGGTATGGCATTCACATGAGGAATGAGTCTAGTCATAGACAAGATAGTTGTTGAGTAATAAGAATGATGGGTCCACAACCATACTAATACGCCGAATTTTGGACTTGACTTGGCAATTGGTTCTACAGGTTTGCCTCATCAAGTCGATGTAAGCTTGGATATgagatttagagctcaaaagaccAAAACTGGGTGGGCCTGTGAAGGTTGTATTTGTGTACTTtgagatttagagatttgaactTTCGATAACATGAGTAAAGACACAATTATCTACTTTGTTACTTAATGCCAaactcctttatatatatatatatatatatatatatatatcgttgtCTATGGGCTTGTTTAAGGATACAAAGATTTATCAAGTATGTAAACTTTATGTTCTAAACCTTTATTTACACAACCTTTGGGTTTGGTCAATATAGATCTTTTATtctaaatcgccatttagaaagaCACTTATTACATCCATGTGATACATTTCTTAGTAATATATTGATGCTATTACTAGCATTATCATAATTGAATTTATTTTAGTCACTGGTGATAAGTTCTTAAAGTAGTCAATCCATTCTTTTTGCCTATAATAGCCATTAGCGACTAATTTAACCTTCGATTTGGGTAGACTtccaagttttattttttattttttccttcagtATCCACCTACTCCATTTAGTTTTTGTATTAGGTGGAAAATCGGTTAGTTTCATGTATTCtgttattgatttgattttatcaTTCATAACAATCTTCAATATTTGTGTATTTGGACGAGGGATAGCCTCATAGGAGGGGTAATGGGCCTGGCCGAGCAACCAGACCTGCAGGGGCTGGGCCCTAAACTTGGCCTGAGGGCTGGGTTCGGGCTTGAAATCTAGACTCAATGCCTGGGCCAATGATAAATGGCCCATTCTagtcatcaagtggaccactgttATGCAGAAATAATGGGTGGTTCGAAGACACTTGTTATTGGTTGTGGTTCCCCATTTAACATACATGTACAGAGTACAGCATAAAGACACTCATTGGATTTAGGGTCATGTTTTACTGATCCAAATTGTTTGTGGATGGAGGataccggaaaaaaaaaaaaaaaaaaaaaaccttagattGGACCGTTTCAAACCTTGGACATATAACTCTTTTGCTTTCAAGGCCAGGCCTATGGCTTTTCAGCCTGATTATGGTCAGGGTTGGGTCAGGGCCAAGGCTTAGGGGACCAAGGCCAGGCCAGGCTAGGGACAACCTCAGCCTGGCCTGTCTCATTGCCACTCCTAACTACATAGGACTTTCTAAGATTCTTCTTATATGTAATATGTAAAATACTTGGCTGCAAGTATTTCTCAATTTCTGGCCATTTGCTTCTTTTTAAGGTCAGGTACTTGTGGTTGAATATCCAAGTTTGGTTCCATATATGGTTTAGTTGTTGAGTTATTCTTATTTCCCGTTGGATTTGATTGTCTTTAATTTTCTTTGAAGTGAGGTTTGAAATTCCTTTTCAAGTTCCAACATTTTAGCATCTTCAATTGTTAGATGTGAGATTAGAATCTCTACATTATTTATTATACAGGAATATTGGTTCTAGTATATTTCTTACAACTGCATGAGATTAAAGTCGGGTATTTTATCTTTCTTATTGTAGTATCTTTCTTATTTTAGCATCTATACATCATGCTGAAATATTGGTTTTAGGATCTTTCTTACTAGTGCATGAGATTAGAGCTGGGTATTGTATCCTGTTACAATGTAGGTGGTCATAATGGAAACTATCCCTAGGATACAATACATGATTCTAATCTCGTGCACTTGTTGAAAAGATGCTAGAACTCAATATTCCAGTGGTATGCGGAACACAAATGAATAAGAGAGCTATGGTTGCAGATGGTATACTGTTCTCTGGACTAGATTTACAAAATATGTAGAGTTGCCAGTAATTGTATTTCTTATACTCAAAGAGTATCACTGAAAGGATGCTCACATTGAAAGGCAACCTTTCACTGTGAAGAAAGCGTTCAATGGTTCAAAGAAACCCCACATAATAAGACCTGTTTAAAGCAACACTCAATAAAGATGAAAAACTAAGGCCCTGTTTGATGGAGAtgcctgaaaatgagttcatctcattttagttaaaagTATGTAACAGAGATCTTGATATCTAATACATAATGAGTCATGTTATCagtaattatgcattagagatcaagatctctgaTACATAGTtattattaactaaaatgagatgaacacaTTTTTAGGTGTCTAATGAACAGGGTCTAAatattttgatttagaaattctTCTTTCCTCAAATTGTATGTATGTGTAtacttgtgtgtgcatgtgtgttccTCAAATTGTATGTATATAATTATGTATGTACTTATATATTTACATATGTATATACTTatgtgtgcgcgtgcgcgtgcgTGTGTGTTCCTTGATAGAGTGGCATGGCAAAACAAGATTCGTGCATATGATCCcgattaattgggataaggtgtAGGTGATGatgatataatattttatatattttcatGTGCAATAGACTAAGAACTGTATTCGTTGAGTGGAGCAAGGGGCCTTGCCCAAAAGGGCTTGAgtgaaggtagtaagaaaagatttgagcaccaatggtctaactgaagttatggtccTTGAAAGAATGGAATGGTAGAGGATCCCAAtttagttgggatgaggcttagataatgatgatgatttatgAGAGGAAGacttaagaaatgagagaggtcGATGATGTATTTTTAGTTCACATCTCCTCTTTTCTCAACATGAGCGCTCATGTGGGCTTTCTTTTTCACTACCAAGAACATGCATTTCAATTTGCTTTCCCATCCAAAAGCACTTATTCaagttttttttataattttattttaagtgGGTTTTTATTGTTATATAGTTGTTAATTTAGAAATTCCAGAACAATTCCAACAGGATAGTCTTGGCTGTCATTTGTTGATGCAGGAGATTTTCAGTCCATTATCCATCCATAGCTGGTCACACCCAACAAGtaatttagatcattgaaaaggcGGGCCCCATTAGCATAAATAAAGCTCTCGACTGATTTCAACTAATAAAACTCGTTTTTGGGGTTCCATACTTGAAAATAATGTGATGAAAATTGCAAGATATAatcaagagaaaaatagagagatttgTTTATATCAGACTGACTTCTACTTTGATTGTAATTAATCAATGTGAATGATTATTTAATAGACTTTCGTTAATGTGAGTACCTTCCTTTGATCAGGCTACCAAACATAATCTGGAGGAAGGAAATGGGTATTTCATACATCTGTGAATCCAACGTATCCACCTCTGTTGCTATGCTCATCTTCCTTAGAGCTgccataaattaataaaaattaatttacaaaaaagaaaagaaaagaaaagaaaaataaccaTGTTAGTTCATAATCATCATTGCTATCATCTTAGTCCTCCCGTCTAAAATGTGTACTCTACGAAAAAAAATGTCGCTGAAAATTCAATAttgaaaatatttatatttttaaaatttcaaatgtatCAGTATAAACTGAATTATTTTAACTTTTAAAGCCTGCATTTAGAATTCACGATAAAATCACCAATGAAatgttgaaaaattgaaaatcttgTGATATTATTTTGGTAATGTTTTTTGATCCAAGAATGTGTTTTCATAGAGAATTTTATATACTAAAAACATTTTTCTAAGAATGTGTTTctttcataataataataataataataataattattattattttattacttatcatcatcatcattatcattagagctgtacatgagttgaaccgagtgGAGCTTGGCCCAGCTGTACTTGGCTCGGCCAGCATGCTTCctaagcttgaactcggctcggacATCGAGCTTGATTAGgcagtcctcgagcttgattggcagctcagctcagcttgggccagctcaagccgagtttgagctcgaTCTTTCCAGCTGATTTGAGTTCGAGCCTACGAGCTGATTTGGTCAAGGACTATGCGAATGTATAATCAGAGCCGTTCAAGAGGTAGGCCACGCCATGATTTTTCCATTGGCGAAGTATAGAGTTACCAAAGCCAATCCAGGTGTGCCACATTCCAGAAGGAAATCTAGTTGACTGGGATTGTGGTGACGGCATGATCAAGTGATCCGACCATCCATCCTGTCGGTCCTACCACGGATTGACCaaaaatacaaataataataataaaaaataaataaataatcacatTGGTGGGACAGATCCAATCGTCCACTTGGTTTGCCTTCAAATAGGCCATtagacaggtggggcccacatgagcatGGCCTGGCCCAGATATCAGGCTGGTCTCCACCGTCACCTGGGAAACATGTATAACTGCATGCAgatcccacctgatgagtgtaccAGATAAGGGCATGGTCATGGTGGGATGAATGGCCAGAATCTCACATATGTTGGCTACTATGCCACATCTCAACCCACGTGCAACACGTGACCTCCCCTTTTCTTCTGCAGTGACGATGTGAACCATTCATCTAGAAGTTCCCACCATCTACGGGCCCCACCGCAAGAATCTCACAGATCAAAAATCCCCACCGTTGACACAGAAGCAAGTAACAAGCTGCTTTCCTGGACCGTTTACTAAAACTTTATATCAACGATTAGATTTCCAATGAGTGAGATTTCTCATCGGCAGCAAGAACTCTAGACGAACCGTCTGGATCATTTCATGGTGGGGCTGGGAACGTGACCCACCAAGAAATGCAAAGTACACTCACCTCCACGAGGAAACGGTGCACATGTGCGTTGTATTGGAGTCGCTCATCAGCGTATCTGAATTGTATAGTTCCTATGTCTGAAAAACCAGTACCATATAATCTACACGGTGGGGATCACCTGATTATCAGCTCTGATAACACAGTCCCTCGTTTCCACGTGTAAGTGCAGTGCACTCGagctgagtttttttttaatttaaaaaggaGGCCCACACTACAGTTTTATTTCTCCACCATTACGAAAAGAGAACTGAGCACCTGAGGCAACTgtaccacaacatagaaaatcaGAACCATGaaaacgatgggccccaccatgaagatcaccttacttgattcaaactGTTGTTTAACCATTGATTctaacagtgtggtccacctgatgtgtatACTGGTCTGATTTTTgttccaggtgatcttcatggtgtaaCATACCGATTGAATGGTACTGATGCCTTACACAAGTGTCATGTTGGTGGAAAAGATTGTATAGTACCACAAGTTGTGGAGCCTTGCCCGGAGGTGATCAGTTCTTTAATGAAAATGATGGAGCATATATACAAGGCATTCCAGCCGTCCAAATCAAGGGCCTAGATTGTGGATCGAGCATAGCCTGGAAATCGAACTGATCTgtccatcttaaccatctgatttcctCCAGTGAATTCCGACCACTGATCATGatatttctagccatccattttggtACCCACAAATTTGATAGTGGTTAAGATTTGATTAGTGTAATTTAATGAGCATGCAACATAGAAAAGTGGACCCcaagatttggaccatccatgacAAAAAAGGTGGGCGCATGGGCCAGTTAGAAGCAAAATCAGTGAAAATGGTCACTTACAATGAGTCAGCTCAAGGACTTGGGCCACCTGCTCCTCGTGAGTAGGTTTGTAACCCCATTGGAGACGCCTTCCAATTTCAAACCTCATAAGCCTCCGGAGCTCCTCATCTGGGACCCTCCCTTCATCTAGACGCTTCAGCAGCTCTTCAACGGCTGCCTTCTTTGGTTGCTTAGTCTCCTCACCcattgaatggttcagattgacagagagagagagagagagagagagagagagagagagagagagagcagacaCTTCAAAGGCCTGAGCGAGAGGGGGAGACACTTCAAGTCCTccaatgcagagagagagagagagagagagcagacaCTTCAAAGGCCTGAGCGAGAGGGGGAGACACTTCAAGTCCTCCAATGCATTGGCAACATTTATAACTACTagaaggtctcaagttcaact
Coding sequences within:
- the LOC131233314 gene encoding (S)-coclaurine N-methyltransferase-like; protein product: MGEETKQPKKAAVEELLKRLDEGRVPDEELRRLMRFEIGRRLQWGYKPTHEEQVAQVLELTHSLRKMSIATEVDTLDSQMYEIPISFLQIMFGSLIKGSCCYFKDDSTTLDEAEIAMLDLYCERAQIKDGQSVLDLGCGQGALTLHVAQKYQNCRVTAITNSASQKDFIEDQSKKLKLSNVEIILADITKYETETTYDRILVIELFEHMKNYELLLKKIAKWMKQDGLLFIEHICHKTFAYHYEPLDEDDWYTEYVFPAGTMIIPSSSFLLYFQDDVSVVNHWTLSGKHYSRTNEEWLKRVDANVDAVREIMESFSGSKEAAEKWIRYWRGFCISGNELFGYNNGEEWMASHILFRKP